One Caldalkalibacillus thermarum DNA segment encodes these proteins:
- a CDS encoding MATE family efflux transporter produces the protein MGNLNVQRESDPAFVQLKEVEDSPSEGKDQQKLKGNGLDGEEIRMLEKGGSKAIRRKILQLAGPSLMEMVLLNVVQLINMMMVGRVGPEALAAVGLTTQPVFFALAVFMALNVGTTAVIARSIGAGEYQEANRVAEQAFLLNTVLSVLVVSMMFPLSEQILIFMGAAPEVLAEGVLYAQIIFASLGFFSFSMGLAAVLRGAGDTRTPMKVNVISNILVVVLGFPLIYGYFGFPALGVVGAAIATALSRLVATAAFMTILFSGRGDIHLQWKNLFRVAPATMKRIVHVGLPAAGEQFVLRAGQIIFARIVAYLGTITFAAHQICFTVLGLTFMPGMAFAVAATTLVGQGLGAQKPQLAEQFGWEARKLGMMVSGSVGLCFILFAPYILMLFTADQAVIQEGTNALRIIGAVQVAQSTQFILAGALRGAGDTKYPLYIMMIGVWGFRVILCLVFVFLLEWGLAGAWLAIAVDQIVRSFLIYRRFRGGKWKTLRF, from the coding sequence ATGGGAAATCTGAATGTGCAACGGGAGAGTGACCCTGCTTTTGTACAACTGAAAGAGGTGGAAGACAGTCCAAGTGAAGGGAAAGACCAACAAAAGTTAAAAGGGAACGGGCTTGACGGTGAGGAAATTCGCATGTTGGAAAAGGGCGGGTCAAAAGCCATTCGCCGCAAAATTTTGCAATTAGCCGGACCGTCCCTCATGGAAATGGTTTTGCTCAATGTGGTCCAGTTAATCAATATGATGATGGTGGGGCGGGTAGGTCCTGAAGCATTGGCAGCTGTAGGTTTGACGACTCAGCCTGTATTTTTTGCCTTAGCTGTTTTTATGGCATTAAACGTGGGCACAACAGCTGTTATTGCCCGTTCAATTGGAGCCGGTGAATACCAGGAGGCCAACCGGGTGGCAGAGCAAGCCTTTTTGCTCAACACGGTTCTGTCAGTCCTGGTGGTCAGTATGATGTTTCCCCTTAGTGAGCAAATTCTTATTTTTATGGGGGCGGCGCCCGAGGTGTTGGCCGAAGGGGTGCTGTATGCCCAAATTATTTTTGCTTCCTTGGGTTTCTTCAGCTTTTCCATGGGGCTGGCGGCTGTTTTGCGGGGAGCTGGGGACACGCGCACCCCAATGAAAGTGAATGTAATTTCCAATATTTTGGTGGTTGTGCTGGGCTTTCCGCTGATTTATGGTTACTTCGGTTTCCCGGCCCTTGGGGTAGTGGGTGCAGCGATTGCCACGGCCTTGTCTCGCTTGGTGGCTACGGCAGCCTTTATGACCATCCTTTTCAGCGGCAGAGGTGACATTCACTTACAATGGAAAAACCTCTTTCGTGTCGCCCCGGCTACTATGAAGCGGATTGTCCATGTGGGACTTCCGGCAGCTGGGGAACAATTTGTTCTCCGTGCCGGCCAAATTATTTTTGCCCGGATCGTCGCTTACTTAGGCACCATTACCTTTGCCGCCCATCAGATTTGTTTTACAGTGCTTGGCCTGACTTTCATGCCCGGCATGGCCTTTGCTGTTGCGGCCACCACGCTGGTGGGCCAAGGGCTGGGAGCCCAAAAGCCTCAACTGGCTGAACAGTTTGGTTGGGAAGCGCGCAAATTGGGCATGATGGTGTCTGGAAGCGTTGGGTTGTGTTTTATTCTTTTTGCCCCTTATATTTTAATGTTATTTACCGCGGACCAGGCCGTGATCCAGGAAGGAACAAATGCTTTGCGCATTATCGGAGCGGTACAAGTGGCCCAGTCTACACAATTTATTTTGGCTGGGGCCCTGAGAGGGGCAGGGGATACGAAGTACCCCCTGTATATCATGATGATCGGTGTTTGGGGATTCCGTGTCATACTCTGCTTAGTGTTTGTGTTTTTGTTGGAATGGGGGCTTGCGGGTGCCTGGCTGGCTATTGCTGTGGATCAGATCGTCCGCTCGTTTTTAATTTACAGACGCTTTAGGGGAGGGAAGTGGAAAACATTGCGCTTCTAA